The Lycium barbarum isolate Lr01 chromosome 10, ASM1917538v2, whole genome shotgun sequence genome includes a region encoding these proteins:
- the LOC132612859 gene encoding uncharacterized protein LOC132612859, translating into MGKYKIFYNADFKSYDITGRHSGSEVWFDRIKCNRHLMRKVTISIYMFPFTKGDYDDEHDFECNICFELAQDPIVTLCGHLYCWPCLYRWLRLHSQCHECPVCKALIQEEKLVPLYGRGRTSTDPRSKPILGLEIPNRPAGQRPETAPQPDPNNFHNHRGFGHMGGLGGFFPTATARSGNFTMSAGFGGLVPSLLIFQFHGFLGPTAYPTTSNYPFGYTPAYHGPHVCNAQDTAQVQADSNLKFMFLLVGFLVLIYLLG; encoded by the coding sequence ATGGGGAAATATAAGATTTTCTACAATGCAGATTTTAAATCATATGACATTACAGGGAGACATTCAGGTTCTGAAGTATGGTTCGACCGGATCAAGTGTAACAGACATTTAATGAGAAAAGTTACTATTAGCATATACATGTTTCCTTTTACGAAGGGGGACTATGATGACGAACATGATTTTGAATGCAACATCTGTTTTGAATTAGCCCAAGATCCCATTGTGACTCTCTGTGGTCACCTCTACTGCTGGCCATGCCTTTATAGATGGTTACGTCTTCACTCACAGTGCCATGAATGCCCTGTTTGTAAAGCCCTTATTCAAGAGGAGAAATTAGTTCCTCTTTATGGCAGAGGAAGGACTTCTACTGATCCCAGATCAAAACCAATCCTCGGCCTTGAAATTCCTAATAGACCTGCAGGACAACGACCTGAAACTGCTCCTCAACCTGATCCAAATAATTTTCATAATCATAGAGGATTCGGTCATATGGGAGGATTGGGAGGATTTTTTCCCACAGCAACTGCAAGATCCGGTAACTTTACAATGTCCGCTGGTTTTGGTGGATTGGTCCCTTCATTACTCATCTTCCAGTTTCATGGATTTCTTGGTCCTACAGCGTATCCTACCACATCAAATTACCCTTTTGGATATACTCCTGCATATCACGGGCCACATGTTTGTAATGCTCAAGACACAGCCCAAGTACAAGCAGATAGCAATCTCAAGTTTATGTTCTTACTTGTTGGTTTTCTTGTGCTCATTTATTTGTTGGGCTAA